In the genome of Oxalobacter aliiformigenes, one region contains:
- the accB gene encoding acetyl-CoA carboxylase biotin carboxyl carrier protein has protein sequence MDLRKLKTLIDLVADSDIAELEVTEGESKVRIAKTSSVQGQPVVMQQPQVLPQQYVQPAAMPQVNVATQVIATETAAAPAEPEGNVVKSPMVGTFYSAPAPGNPPYVEVGSTVKQGDTLCIIEAMKLLNEIEADTSGVIKQILVENGEPVEFGQPLFVIG, from the coding sequence ATGGATTTACGTAAATTAAAAACCCTGATCGACCTTGTCGCCGATTCTGATATCGCCGAGCTGGAAGTTACCGAAGGAGAAAGCAAGGTACGCATTGCAAAAACTTCTTCTGTCCAGGGACAGCCTGTCGTGATGCAACAACCCCAGGTTTTGCCACAGCAGTACGTCCAGCCTGCAGCTATGCCTCAGGTCAATGTCGCAACACAGGTGATCGCCACGGAAACGGCGGCGGCACCGGCAGAACCTGAAGGAAACGTCGTCAAGTCGCCGATGGTCGGTACTTTCTACAGTGCACCGGCTCCCGGCAATCCTCCCTACGTTGAAGTGGGATCAACGGTCAAACAAGGCGATACCCTGTGTATTATTGAAGCCATGAAACTTCTGAATGAAATCGAGGCGGATACATCAGGCGTCATCAAACAGATTCTCGTCGAAAACGGCGAACCGGTCGAATTTGGACAACCTCTGTTTGTAATAGGATAA
- a CDS encoding DUF3426 domain-containing protein, which translates to MSTTSSNNQSATVNDHIHSETENPPYPENTADKVLPLSDDALKEAFDKQLQTISLELNDFPASKNQTASGSPIFSVPEDLSPRKDFSLEDKNTQSSTNPGYILTDEKLAVVIRTEEDVSGENAESLQALSQSDQKHGTENILLPSEAKSDELIKTIQQKRKKSRLSQVFWSIGVILLVLLLGGQILYLYSERIVLWWPPAKNLVDSACEILTCPASIPPESSSSLHMEYGELSAKEGFPGQFTQKITMTNDSPSQQLFPTLVMEISDTEGHLLSRRFLEPEEYLSEKSRIANGLAPSEETSFQLDFEYQHDAAINSRVIFLNH; encoded by the coding sequence ATGTCGACGACTTCATCAAACAATCAGTCGGCTACTGTCAACGACCATATTCATTCCGAAACTGAAAACCCGCCCTATCCGGAGAATACCGCCGACAAGGTATTGCCCCTTTCTGATGACGCGCTCAAGGAAGCGTTCGACAAGCAGCTTCAGACAATCAGCCTGGAACTGAACGACTTTCCTGCCAGCAAGAACCAAACCGCTTCCGGAAGCCCGATCTTTTCCGTACCTGAAGATTTGTCACCACGAAAAGACTTCTCACTAGAAGACAAAAATACTCAATCTTCAACAAATCCAGGGTATATCCTGACAGATGAAAAACTTGCTGTTGTTATCCGGACAGAAGAGGACGTATCCGGCGAAAACGCAGAATCATTGCAGGCATTGTCTCAATCCGACCAAAAACACGGTACGGAAAATATTCTTCTTCCATCCGAAGCAAAATCTGACGAACTGATCAAAACCATTCAACAGAAAAGAAAAAAATCACGCCTCTCCCAGGTATTCTGGTCAATTGGCGTTATCTTGCTGGTTCTGCTTCTGGGGGGACAAATTCTCTATTTGTACTCTGAGCGCATTGTTTTATGGTGGCCTCCGGCAAAAAATCTGGTTGATTCCGCATGCGAGATCCTGACATGTCCCGCCAGTATTCCTCCCGAATCATCCAGCTCATTACATATGGAATACGGAGAATTATCGGCAAAAGAAGGTTTCCCCGGCCAGTTTACCCAAAAGATCACCATGACAAATGACAGTCCATCACAACAATTGTTTCCGACACTTGTCATGGAAATATCGGATACCGAAGGCCATTTGCTTTCACGCCGGTTCCTGGAACCTGAAGAATATCTTTCCGAAAAATCCCGCATTGCCAATGGATTGGCACCTTCGGAAGAAACCAGTTTCCAGCTTGATTTCGAATACCAACATGACGCGGCCATTAACAGCCG
- the accC gene encoding acetyl-CoA carboxylase biotin carboxylase subunit, whose product MFEKILIANRGEIALRIQRACREMGIKTVVVHSEADREAKYVKLADESVCIGPASSALSYLNMPAIISAAEVTDAEAIHPGYGFLSENADFAERVEKSGFVFIGPRSESIRIMGDKVTAKQAMIKAGIPCVPGSDGALSDDPQEIISVARKIGFPVIIKAAGGGGGRGMRVVHTEASLLNAVSTTKSEAQSAFGNPEVYMEKFLENPRHIEIQVLADDYKNAIWLGERDCSMQRRHQKVIEEAPAPDIPRRLVDRIGDRCAEACRKIGYRGAGTFEFLYENGEFYFIEMNTRIQVEHPVTELITGLDLVQEQIRIAAGEKLRYRQRDIRLIGHAIECRINAEDPFTFIPSPGKITSWHAPGGPGMRVDSHVYAGYKVPPYYDSMIGKIIAYGSTREQAIHRMQVALTEMVVEGIHTNLDLHRELMHDPSFIKGGTNIHYLEQKLAEMFPDNEK is encoded by the coding sequence ATGTTTGAAAAAATTCTTATTGCCAATCGCGGCGAAATTGCATTGCGAATCCAGCGTGCCTGCCGTGAAATGGGTATCAAAACCGTTGTCGTCCATTCAGAAGCAGACAGGGAAGCCAAGTATGTCAAGCTGGCGGATGAATCCGTCTGTATCGGTCCGGCATCTTCTGCACTGAGTTATCTGAATATGCCAGCCATCATCAGTGCTGCGGAAGTGACTGATGCGGAAGCCATTCACCCCGGTTACGGTTTTCTCTCCGAAAATGCCGATTTTGCGGAAAGAGTGGAAAAATCCGGTTTTGTATTCATTGGCCCGCGCTCGGAATCCATCAGGATCATGGGTGACAAGGTAACGGCCAAACAGGCCATGATCAAGGCCGGCATTCCCTGTGTTCCCGGTTCGGATGGTGCACTTTCCGACGATCCCCAGGAAATCATTTCTGTCGCCCGCAAAATCGGATTTCCTGTGATCATCAAGGCAGCTGGTGGCGGTGGCGGTCGCGGCATGCGTGTGGTACATACAGAAGCATCCTTGCTCAATGCCGTTTCCACAACGAAATCGGAAGCGCAATCCGCTTTCGGCAATCCGGAAGTTTACATGGAGAAATTCCTGGAAAATCCGCGCCATATCGAAATCCAGGTTCTGGCAGACGATTATAAAAATGCCATCTGGCTGGGAGAACGGGACTGTTCCATGCAAAGACGTCACCAGAAAGTCATTGAAGAGGCGCCGGCACCTGATATCCCTCGCCGGCTGGTCGACCGAATCGGCGACCGTTGTGCCGAAGCCTGTCGCAAGATTGGATATCGTGGTGCAGGGACATTCGAGTTTCTCTATGAGAACGGCGAATTTTATTTTATCGAGATGAATACACGGATTCAGGTAGAACACCCTGTAACCGAACTGATCACGGGTCTGGACCTGGTACAGGAACAGATACGGATCGCTGCCGGCGAAAAACTCCGCTATCGCCAGCGTGACATTCGGCTGATCGGACATGCCATTGAATGCCGTATCAACGCAGAAGATCCTTTTACCTTTATCCCGTCTCCGGGAAAAATCACATCCTGGCATGCACCAGGTGGACCGGGTATGCGTGTGGATTCCCATGTATATGCAGGTTATAAAGTCCCCCCTTATTACGACTCCATGATCGGCAAAATCATCGCCTACGGATCGACAAGAGAACAGGCGATTCACCGCATGCAGGTTGCCCTGACCGAGATGGTTGTCGAAGGAATCCATACCAATCTGGACCTTCATCGCGAACTGATGCACGACCCCAGTTTTATCAAAGGCGGAACCAACATTCATTATCTGGAACAGAAACTGGCTGAAATGTTTCCGGATAATGAGAAATAA
- the prmA gene encoding 50S ribosomal protein L11 methyltransferase has protein sequence MSWKEVILEVAFEDTNAFSDALLDAGALSITVEDADEGTPQEKPLFDEPGADSNEYAWERSRVTALLSADVDIDELLKLAADKCNLAEIPPYSLHEVPQEDWVRLTQSQFDPIHIGEKIWIVPSWHDSPSGSGIILELDPGLAFGTGSHPTTRLCLEWLENNIKPDQTVLDYGCGSGILSIAAKKLGAKEVVGVDIDPQSIITSRDNAGRNHCEMQCYLPEEFTSSMPDSQYDIVVANILAGPLKGLVSTLTKRIAAKGYMVLSGILEGQADDVIAAYAPYIKLSVWKNLDGWVALSGQLNS, from the coding sequence GTGAGCTGGAAAGAAGTCATACTGGAAGTTGCATTTGAAGATACGAATGCATTTTCGGATGCCCTGTTGGACGCCGGAGCACTTTCCATCACGGTGGAAGATGCTGATGAGGGAACACCGCAGGAAAAGCCTTTATTTGACGAGCCTGGCGCCGATTCCAATGAATATGCCTGGGAAAGAAGCCGCGTGACCGCCCTGCTTTCTGCGGATGTCGATATTGATGAATTATTGAAACTGGCGGCAGATAAATGCAATCTGGCAGAAATTCCGCCTTATTCGCTACATGAAGTTCCGCAAGAAGATTGGGTACGTCTGACGCAGTCACAATTCGACCCCATTCACATCGGTGAAAAAATATGGATCGTTCCCAGCTGGCACGATAGTCCTTCCGGAAGCGGAATCATTCTTGAACTCGATCCGGGACTCGCATTCGGAACTGGCAGTCATCCCACGACCCGTCTCTGTCTGGAATGGCTGGAAAATAATATAAAACCGGACCAAACCGTTCTCGATTATGGTTGCGGCTCTGGCATTTTGTCGATTGCGGCAAAAAAACTGGGAGCAAAAGAAGTTGTCGGCGTTGACATCGATCCCCAATCAATCATAACGTCCAGAGATAATGCCGGACGCAACCATTGTGAGATGCAATGTTATCTTCCTGAAGAATTCACTTCATCCATGCCCGACAGCCAATATGATATAGTCGTCGCCAATATTCTGGCCGGTCCACTCAAGGGACTCGTCTCCACATTGACAAAACGTATCGCTGCCAAAGGCTATATGGTATTGTCAGGTATCCTTGAAGGCCAGGCCGACGATGTTATTGCCGCCTATGCACCCTATATCAAACTGTCGGTCTGGAAAAACCTTGATGGATGGGTTGCTTTATCCGGACAACTTAACTCTTGA
- the aroQ gene encoding type II 3-dehydroquinate dehydratase: protein MAKNILLLNGPNLNLLGTREPDIYGKTTLDDVVSAMRSIVEAAGGKFASYQSNHEGNLIDRIHQARQDKVDAIVINPGGLTHTSISLRDAFSGVNIPFFEVHISNIHQREPFRRHSYLSDIAKGVICGFGIDGYRMAIEFALKY, encoded by the coding sequence ATGGCAAAAAATATTCTTCTCTTGAACGGCCCGAATCTGAATCTTCTCGGTACACGGGAACCGGATATTTATGGCAAAACGACTCTGGACGATGTCGTTTCAGCCATGCGATCCATTGTCGAAGCGGCGGGAGGGAAATTTGCCAGTTATCAGAGCAATCACGAAGGCAACCTGATTGACCGTATCCATCAGGCACGACAGGACAAAGTCGATGCCATCGTGATCAATCCGGGCGGGCTGACCCATACCAGTATTTCCTTGCGGGATGCTTTCTCCGGTGTCAACATCCCTTTTTTCGAGGTTCATATCTCCAATATTCATCAACGTGAACCGTTCCGTCGCCATTCTTACCTTTCCGATATCGCAAAAGGTGTAATATGCGGTTTTGGTATCGACGGTTACCGGATGGCCATTGAATTTGCTCTGAAATATTAA